In Paenibacillus sp. FSL M7-0420, a single genomic region encodes these proteins:
- a CDS encoding DNA polymerase III subunit alpha translates to MSPFVHLHVHSEYSLLDGAARITDLVRRAGEYGMTSLALTDHGVMYGAIPFYKACRAQGIKPIIGCEAYLTAGSRRERGSRKDQPIYHLILLAKNMTGYRNLMKLISIGHLEGQHYKPRIDMEALAAHAEGIICLSACLGGEVPQRLLHGREDEARKAALRYKEIFGSDFYLELQDHGIAEQKRVNPQLIALAEELDIPLVVTNDVHYMDKEDAEVQDVLICIGTGKSVDDEDRLKIGTDQLFFKSGEQMAALFPHVPQAIENTQRIAEACNLELTFGHHILPEFSPLPEGLDAAAYLRELCRSGLAQRYADTPLWESPEQKETAEKRLDYELGVIESMGFSDYFLIVWDFIAFCHRSGIVTGPGRGSSAGSLTAYTLKITDVDPLKYNLLFERFLNPERVTMPDIDIDFSDERRDEVIAYVVDKYGKEHVAQIITFGTMAARAAVRDVGRALNLPYNEVDKAAKLIPGQLGISITRALESTPELRALYESNPKTRTLLDTAMKVEGMPRHASTHAAGVVISKGPLTDAVPLQAGNESTALTQYSMEHLESVGLLKMDFLGLRTLSIIERCMKWVKEMTGSVPDFRFIPDHDPLTYEMLGAGETTGVFQLESAGVRRVLKDLKPSGFEDIVSVVALYRPGPMEFIPKFIGGKHGEFEVVYPHADLQPILADTYGIIVYQEQIMQIASLMAGFSLGEADLLRRAVSKKKRETLDQERSHFVEGSLKQGYSEADAHAVYDMIVRFANYGFPRAHAAAYGVLAFQTAYLKAHYPVQFMAAMLTAVMGSHRKVAEYVLECRRSGIGVLPPDVNESGVLFTPVPGEGRGHIRFGLAAVKNVGTQAVENIIAVRKERPFDSLLDFCRRVDLRVCNKRVIESLLQTGAFDALPGHRAQLLAMLDETVDAAAKWRKERDELQIQLFDDLIETPNWEIRYPDIPRFSGTQQLELERELLGLYLSGHPLDDHAGLLEEPGVQKLMDLGEAADESMTVTAGMVVSLKEITTKAGKAMAFVEWEDQIERCEVVLFPEVWKRSRALIEKGALLALRAKVQQEDEGFKLLAEEVAPLTSDSVRGLLQRRSAGSRPAYGAGRSAPAGAPAAAPAARTGAGGPGARPGGAAGAAAAPGTRTPAAQPPGARASAAAADARPGSPAPLRTGQDPAAERDAGSAQSAQRVFIKITPGAELKGLLPRLQALLQTHPGPAATLLFYERNQKVLALSDSYRIEPSEELFAAIEEMLGAGTVRLR, encoded by the coding sequence ATGAGCCCATTCGTGCATTTGCATGTGCACAGCGAATACAGTTTACTGGACGGGGCGGCGCGCATTACAGATCTCGTGCGCCGGGCCGGCGAATACGGCATGACATCGCTGGCGCTGACGGATCATGGTGTGATGTACGGGGCCATCCCTTTCTATAAAGCCTGCCGGGCGCAGGGAATCAAGCCGATTATCGGCTGTGAGGCTTATTTGACCGCAGGCTCGCGCCGTGAGCGGGGGAGCCGTAAGGATCAGCCGATCTATCATCTGATTCTGCTGGCGAAGAATATGACCGGCTACCGGAATCTGATGAAGCTGATCTCCATCGGCCATCTGGAGGGCCAGCATTACAAGCCGCGTATTGATATGGAGGCGCTGGCAGCACATGCCGAAGGCATTATCTGCCTCAGTGCCTGCCTGGGCGGTGAAGTACCGCAGCGCCTGCTGCACGGCCGGGAGGATGAGGCGCGTAAGGCGGCGCTGCGGTATAAGGAGATTTTTGGAAGCGACTTCTATCTGGAGCTGCAGGATCACGGGATTGCCGAGCAGAAGCGGGTGAATCCGCAGCTGATAGCACTTGCTGAAGAGCTCGATATTCCGCTGGTGGTGACCAATGATGTCCACTATATGGACAAGGAGGATGCCGAGGTCCAGGATGTGCTGATCTGCATCGGCACGGGCAAATCCGTAGACGATGAGGACCGGCTGAAGATCGGAACGGACCAGCTGTTCTTCAAAAGCGGAGAGCAGATGGCTGCGCTGTTTCCGCATGTGCCGCAGGCGATAGAGAACACGCAGCGGATCGCCGAAGCGTGCAATCTGGAGCTGACGTTCGGCCATCATATTCTCCCGGAATTCTCGCCTCTGCCGGAAGGGCTGGATGCCGCTGCTTATCTGCGCGAGCTGTGCCGCAGCGGGCTTGCGCAGCGCTACGCGGATACTCCGCTCTGGGAGTCGCCGGAGCAGAAGGAGACGGCCGAGAAGCGGCTCGACTATGAGCTGGGAGTCATTGAGAGCATGGGGTTCAGCGATTACTTCCTAATCGTGTGGGATTTTATCGCTTTTTGTCACCGCAGCGGTATTGTTACAGGTCCGGGCCGTGGTTCCTCCGCAGGGAGTCTTACCGCGTACACGCTGAAGATTACCGATGTGGACCCGCTGAAATATAATCTGCTGTTCGAGCGGTTCCTGAACCCTGAGCGGGTCACGATGCCCGATATTGATATCGACTTCAGCGACGAACGCCGCGATGAGGTGATTGCATATGTGGTGGACAAGTACGGTAAGGAGCATGTGGCGCAGATCATCACCTTCGGTACGATGGCGGCCAGGGCTGCTGTCCGTGATGTGGGCCGGGCGCTGAATCTGCCGTATAACGAGGTGGACAAGGCAGCGAAGCTGATTCCGGGCCAGCTCGGCATCAGCATCACCCGGGCGCTGGAGAGTACGCCTGAGCTGAGGGCGCTGTATGAGAGTAATCCGAAGACCAGAACGCTGCTGGATACGGCCATGAAGGTGGAGGGCATGCCGCGCCATGCTTCAACACATGCGGCTGGCGTGGTCATCTCCAAGGGGCCGCTGACCGACGCGGTTCCGCTACAGGCGGGTAATGAGAGCACGGCGCTGACGCAGTACTCCATGGAGCATCTGGAGAGCGTAGGCCTGCTCAAGATGGACTTCCTCGGGCTGCGGACCTTGTCGATTATTGAACGCTGCATGAAATGGGTGAAGGAGATGACCGGGAGCGTGCCGGATTTCCGCTTCATCCCGGATCATGATCCGCTCACCTATGAGATGCTGGGAGCAGGTGAGACCACCGGCGTATTCCAGCTGGAATCGGCAGGCGTACGGCGGGTGCTGAAGGACCTGAAGCCGAGCGGGTTCGAGGATATTGTCTCGGTGGTAGCGCTATACCGTCCGGGTCCGATGGAATTCATCCCGAAATTCATCGGGGGCAAGCACGGGGAGTTCGAGGTCGTCTATCCGCATGCGGATCTGCAGCCGATTCTGGCCGATACGTACGGCATTATCGTCTACCAGGAGCAGATCATGCAGATTGCCTCCCTGATGGCCGGCTTCTCGCTTGGCGAAGCAGATCTGCTGCGCCGTGCAGTATCCAAGAAGAAGCGGGAGACACTGGATCAGGAGCGCAGCCACTTCGTGGAGGGCAGTCTGAAGCAGGGCTACAGCGAAGCGGATGCCCATGCGGTCTATGATATGATCGTGCGGTTCGCGAACTACGGCTTCCCGCGCGCGCATGCGGCTGCTTACGGGGTGCTGGCCTTCCAGACCGCTTATCTTAAGGCGCATTATCCGGTGCAGTTCATGGCCGCGATGCTGACTGCTGTGATGGGGAGCCACCGCAAGGTGGCGGAATATGTTCTGGAATGCCGCCGGTCCGGGATTGGCGTACTGCCGCCGGATGTTAACGAGAGCGGGGTGCTGTTCACTCCTGTGCCCGGTGAAGGCCGGGGGCATATCCGCTTCGGGCTGGCTGCGGTGAAGAATGTCGGCACACAGGCTGTAGAGAATATTATAGCAGTCCGCAAGGAGCGGCCGTTCGACAGTCTGCTCGATTTCTGCCGCCGGGTCGATCTGCGGGTCTGCAACAAGCGCGTGATCGAATCGCTGCTGCAGACCGGAGCGTTCGATGCGCTGCCCGGACACCGGGCGCAGCTGCTGGCGATGCTGGATGAGACGGTGGATGCGGCGGCCAAATGGCGCAAGGAGCGCGATGAGCTGCAGATCCAGCTGTTCGATGACCTCATTGAGACGCCGAACTGGGAGATCCGCTACCCGGATATTCCGAGGTTCAGCGGAACCCAGCAGCTGGAGCTGGAGCGAGAGCTGCTCGGGCTCTATCTCTCCGGCCACCCGCTGGATGACCATGCGGGGCTGCTGGAGGAGCCGGGAGTTCAGAAGCTGATGGATCTTGGCGAAGCAGCGGATGAGAGTATGACCGTGACGGCCGGTATGGTCGTGTCGCTGAAGGAGATCACGACCAAAGCCGGTAAGGCGATGGCTTTTGTGGAGTGGGAAGACCAGATCGAGCGCTGCGAGGTCGTACTCTTCCCGGAGGTGTGGAAACGCAGCCGCGCCCTGATTGAGAAGGGCGCGCTGCTGGCCCTGCGCGCCAAGGTGCAGCAGGAGGACGAGGGCTTCAAGCTGCTGGCCGAGGAGGTAGCTCCGCTCACCTCGGACAGCGTGCGCGGCCTGCTGCAGCGCCGCAGCGCCGGGTCCCGGCCCGCCTACGGCGCGGGCCGCAGTGCCCCCGCAGGAGCGCCTGCGGCCGCTCCTGCAGCCCGCACGGGCGCCGGTGGCCCCGGCGCCCGGCCCGGCGGTGCAGCTGGCGCCGCCGCTGCACCGGGCACGCGCACACCGGCGGCACAGCCGCCCGGTGCGCGCGCTTCTGCGGCCGCTGCAGACGCGCGGCCGGGCAGCCCTGCCCCGCTGCGGACGGGGCAGGACCCAGCCGCTGAGCGCGATGCAGGCTCAGCGCAGAGCGCCCAACGTGTCTTCATCAAGATCACGCCGGGCGCTGAGCTGAAGGGTCTGCTGCCGCGCCTCCAGGCGCTGCTGCAGACACATCCGGGACCCGCAGCGACGCTGCTGTTCTACGAGCGTAACCAGAAGGTGCTGGCGCTGAGCGACAGCTACCGGATCGAGCCCTCGGAGGAGCTGTTCGCAGCCATTGAAGAGATGCTGGGTGCCGGAACCGTCCGCCTCAGATAG
- a CDS encoding YtrH family sporulation protein, translated as MDIFLSKAVLDFFIAFGIVLGGAMLGGIGAVVSLQPPTDTMVEIADRIKIWALAAAVGGTIDPMRVIESNMLGGNLSPAIKQILYLVFAFLGAHMGSELVKWVCGK; from the coding sequence ATGGATATTTTCTTAAGCAAGGCCGTCCTCGACTTCTTCATCGCCTTCGGCATAGTGCTGGGCGGAGCGATGCTGGGCGGAATCGGCGCCGTCGTCTCTCTTCAGCCGCCAACCGATACCATGGTGGAAATCGCAGACCGGATTAAGATATGGGCACTAGCTGCTGCTGTAGGCGGAACCATTGACCCGATGCGGGTCATTGAGAGCAATATGCTGGGAGGCAATCTCTCCCCGGCGATCAAGCAGATTCTCTATCTGGTGTTCGCCTTCCTGGGCGCTCATATGGGCAGCGAGCTGGTCAAGTGGGTATGCGGCAAGTAG
- the pyk gene encoding pyruvate kinase: MRKSKIVCTIGPASESLENIKKLILAGMNVARLNFSHGDFDEHGARINTIRQASKELGKTVAILLDTKGPEIRTGKLEVEPIELVQDEYLTLTTEEILGDHNRISITYNNLPNDVQVGSTILIDDGLIGLTVVDIQGTEIKTRIVNGGTIKSKKGVNVPGVSISLPGITEKDTNDIIFGIGQDIDFIAASFVRKASDVQEIRELLAKHDASHIQIISKIENQEGVDNLDEILAVSDGLMVARGDLGVEIPAEDVPLAQKLMIQKCNIAGKPVITATQMLDSMQRNPRPTRAEASDVANAIFDGTDAIMLSGETAAGKYPVESVLTMSRIAEKAESALNHREIFMKQQIAQETTVTEAISQSVAISALDLNAKAIISSTVTGHTARVVSKYRPKSQIIAVTTQERTMRQLALVWGVTPVFGPEAHSTDELLETALNGGKASGLVKAGDLVVITAGIPLGRSGSTNLVKVDTIPAD, translated from the coding sequence ATGCGGAAAAGTAAAATTGTATGTACGATCGGACCTGCAAGTGAATCGTTGGAGAATATCAAAAAATTGATTTTGGCTGGTATGAATGTGGCCCGTCTGAACTTCTCCCACGGCGATTTTGATGAGCATGGAGCCCGGATCAACACGATCCGTCAAGCATCCAAGGAACTTGGCAAGACTGTTGCCATCCTGCTCGACACCAAAGGACCGGAGATTCGTACAGGCAAGCTGGAAGTAGAACCGATTGAACTGGTTCAGGATGAGTATCTGACATTGACTACGGAAGAGATCCTTGGCGACCACAACCGTATTTCCATCACTTACAACAACCTGCCTAACGATGTTCAAGTAGGATCGACGATCCTGATCGACGACGGCCTGATCGGCCTTACAGTTGTCGACATTCAAGGCACCGAAATCAAGACCCGTATTGTTAACGGCGGTACGATCAAGAGCAAGAAGGGTGTTAACGTACCAGGAGTATCCATCTCCCTGCCGGGTATTACGGAAAAAGATACCAATGATATCATTTTTGGGATCGGACAGGACATTGATTTTATTGCCGCTTCTTTCGTACGCAAAGCCAGCGACGTTCAGGAAATCCGTGAACTGCTTGCGAAGCATGATGCTTCCCACATCCAGATCATCTCCAAGATCGAGAACCAGGAAGGTGTCGATAACCTGGATGAAATCCTGGCAGTATCCGACGGCCTGATGGTTGCCCGTGGCGACCTTGGTGTAGAAATCCCTGCTGAAGATGTACCTTTGGCACAGAAGCTGATGATTCAGAAATGTAACATCGCCGGCAAACCGGTAATCACAGCTACCCAAATGCTGGATTCCATGCAGCGCAACCCGCGCCCAACCCGCGCTGAAGCAAGTGACGTAGCGAACGCAATCTTCGACGGAACCGATGCAATCATGCTGTCCGGTGAGACTGCTGCCGGGAAATATCCGGTTGAATCCGTACTGACTATGTCCCGTATTGCTGAGAAAGCAGAATCTGCTCTGAATCACCGTGAGATCTTCATGAAGCAGCAGATTGCTCAAGAAACTACTGTAACTGAAGCGATCAGCCAATCCGTAGCGATCTCCGCTCTGGATCTGAATGCTAAAGCGATCATTTCTTCAACGGTAACTGGCCACACTGCACGCGTGGTTTCCAAATATCGTCCTAAATCACAGATCATTGCTGTTACCACCCAGGAAAGAACCATGCGTCAGCTGGCGCTGGTATGGGGCGTAACTCCTGTATTCGGCCCTGAAGCTCATTCTACTGACGAATTGCTGGAAACAGCTCTTAACGGCGGTAAGGCTTCCGGTCTGGTTAAAGCCGGCGATCTTGTAGTCATCACTGCAGGTATCCCGCTTGGACGTTCCGGTTCCACTAACCTGGTGAAGGTAGATACGATTCCAGCCGACTAG
- a CDS encoding phosphatidylglycerophosphatase A family protein: MSYQMAEDLLERRGVSLDSIAEIVYILQSVYYPSLTQEECLSSVKSVLNKREVQYTLMTGIALDELAEKKLLPQPFQAVMEADESLYGADETLALGITSVYGMIGLTSFGYLDKIKLGIIGKLNDDKGSIHVFLDDLVAGIAAAASARIAHGHEGAKVYPHVTGTE; this comes from the coding sequence ATGTCCTATCAAATGGCGGAGGATCTGCTGGAGCGCCGGGGAGTATCACTGGATTCGATCGCAGAGATCGTCTATATCCTGCAATCGGTCTATTATCCCAGCTTAACGCAGGAGGAGTGCCTGAGCAGCGTCAAGTCGGTCCTGAACAAAAGAGAGGTCCAGTATACGCTTATGACGGGGATTGCGCTGGATGAGCTGGCCGAGAAGAAGCTGCTGCCCCAGCCGTTTCAGGCGGTAATGGAAGCGGATGAGTCGCTCTATGGGGCGGACGAGACTCTGGCGCTGGGCATCACGAGCGTGTATGGAATGATCGGTCTGACCAGCTTCGGCTACCTCGATAAAATAAAGCTTGGAATTATCGGCAAATTGAATGATGATAAGGGGAGCATTCATGTATTTCTGGATGATCTTGTAGCCGGAATTGCGGCTGCAGCTTCAGCCCGGATCGCCCACGGGCATGAGGGTGCGAAGGTTTATCCCCATGTGACCGGGACCGAATAA
- a CDS encoding MFS transporter, translating to MEKITKLRGFYLFLGLAGGSFGSYLSLLLKSNGLEVSQIGVLMAMGTLIAICVQPLWGMVSDRYNQARLVLILSVAVPAVLAVLYRSEYFIVLMLVYTVSTIFSSTQAPIADSYAIAAANRAGATYGSIRMMMSIGAAVGAIAGGQYVSKFSVSTIWLPFLLLNSVAVVIAFTLPKQAEENHMMSQSFSQGIKKLLGNRIFLAFLGGSFLVNQTMTAFGTYFVIAFQSVGGSTGTAGIALFLASITNVPSMFFASKVIRRMGMERTLLLGALIYVLRWGIQVAFPYPSVMIGVQVLHGLSFGFFYIAAVEYVSKITSAEMQATGQSVFNIVFSGLAGILGNLLNGMLLNQGGVGLMNLSCMISAAAGAALLFYVARSSRRKLPLKSASGGVGA from the coding sequence ATGGAAAAAATAACAAAGCTGCGCGGGTTCTATCTGTTTCTGGGACTGGCCGGGGGCTCCTTCGGCTCCTACCTCTCGCTGCTGCTGAAATCGAACGGACTTGAAGTCAGCCAGATCGGCGTGCTGATGGCTATGGGTACGCTGATCGCGATCTGTGTCCAGCCCTTATGGGGAATGGTCTCCGACCGGTATAACCAGGCGCGGCTGGTGCTGATTCTGAGCGTGGCGGTTCCGGCGGTGCTTGCGGTTCTGTACCGTTCGGAATATTTCATCGTGCTGATGCTGGTGTATACCGTGTCCACGATCTTCTCCTCTACACAGGCGCCTATAGCCGACTCGTACGCCATAGCGGCTGCGAACAGGGCCGGAGCCACTTACGGCAGCATCCGCATGATGATGAGCATAGGCGCCGCCGTAGGGGCCATTGCGGGGGGGCAGTATGTATCCAAGTTCTCTGTATCGACCATCTGGCTGCCGTTTCTGCTGCTGAATAGCGTCGCTGTAGTGATTGCTTTCACCCTTCCCAAGCAGGCGGAGGAGAATCATATGATGAGCCAGTCTTTCTCCCAGGGGATCAAAAAACTGCTCGGCAACCGCATCTTCCTGGCCTTCTTAGGCGGAAGCTTTCTGGTCAACCAGACGATGACGGCCTTCGGGACCTATTTTGTCATTGCCTTCCAGTCGGTGGGCGGATCGACCGGCACTGCCGGAATTGCCCTGTTCCTGGCCTCGATTACCAATGTGCCTTCTATGTTCTTCGCCTCTAAGGTGATACGCAGAATGGGGATGGAGCGGACGCTGCTGCTCGGTGCGCTAATCTATGTGCTGCGCTGGGGCATCCAGGTGGCCTTCCCGTACCCTTCCGTCATGATCGGCGTACAGGTGCTTCACGGCCTCTCCTTCGGGTTCTTTTATATCGCTGCGGTTGAATATGTATCGAAGATTACCTCAGCGGAGATGCAGGCGACCGGACAAAGTGTGTTTAACATCGTATTCTCCGGGTTAGCCGGGATTCTGGGCAATTTGTTGAACGGGATGCTGCTCAATCAGGGCGGGGTCGGACTGATGAACCTCTCCTGTATGATTAGTGCAGCTGCGGGCGCAGCCCTTCTGTTCTATGTTGCCCGAAGCTCCCGCCGTAAGCTGCCGCTGAAGTCTGCTTCCGGCGGTGTTGGCGCGTAG
- the accD gene encoding acetyl-CoA carboxylase, carboxyltransferase subunit beta yields the protein MFKDLFQKKRKYATIPSERLERSGGPAEGERPKREIPEGLMSKCAKCGTIQYSKELEKNLKVCPSCGYHMRLNATERIAMILDPEGFIEFDSEMASIDPLKFPGYASKLEQQQSKTGQVEAVITGQGSIGGHAVIVAVMNFEFFTGSMGSVVGEKITRAVEEATERGLPMLIFSTSGGARMQESILSLMQMAKTSAALARFSEAGGLYISVITDPTTGGVSASFASLGDIIIAEPGAVFGFAGRIVIEQTIRQKLPEDFQTAEFNLQHGQLDLVVHRKEMRSTLTKLLELHDVKGGF from the coding sequence TTGTTCAAAGATTTATTTCAGAAAAAACGGAAGTACGCGACTATTCCTTCAGAGCGTCTGGAGCGAAGCGGCGGACCGGCAGAAGGCGAGCGCCCCAAGCGGGAGATTCCCGAAGGCCTAATGAGCAAGTGTGCCAAATGCGGAACGATCCAGTACAGCAAGGAACTGGAGAAGAATTTGAAAGTATGCCCGTCCTGCGGCTATCATATGCGTCTGAATGCAACCGAACGTATTGCGATGATCCTGGATCCGGAAGGTTTCATTGAGTTCGACAGCGAGATGGCGTCCATTGATCCGCTGAAGTTCCCCGGCTATGCCTCCAAGCTGGAACAGCAGCAGTCCAAAACCGGACAGGTTGAGGCTGTAATCACCGGCCAGGGCAGCATCGGCGGACATGCGGTTATTGTAGCCGTGATGAACTTTGAGTTCTTCACCGGCAGTATGGGGTCCGTGGTTGGCGAGAAAATTACAAGAGCGGTGGAAGAAGCGACAGAGCGGGGACTGCCGATGCTGATCTTCTCTACCTCCGGCGGAGCCAGGATGCAGGAGAGCATTCTCAGTCTTATGCAAATGGCGAAGACAAGTGCCGCGCTGGCCCGGTTCAGTGAAGCGGGCGGCCTGTACATCTCCGTCATTACTGATCCGACCACCGGCGGGGTATCGGCGAGCTTTGCCAGCCTGGGCGATATTATTATTGCCGAGCCCGGAGCGGTCTTCGGCTTTGCCGGACGGATTGTCATCGAGCAGACGATCCGCCAGAAGCTGCCGGAGGATTTCCAGACGGCAGAGTTCAATCTGCAGCACGGACAGCTGGATCTGGTCGTGCACCGTAAGGAAATGCGCTCCACACTCACGAAGCTGCTGGAGCTGCATGATGTGAAAGGGGGATTTTAG
- a CDS encoding acetyl-CoA carboxylase carboxyltransferase subunit alpha, with product MAGELPFEMPLVEMRKKIAELKQFGEEKGIDFSDEVARLEERYSELENEIYSNISPAQKMHLARHHVRPTSLDLIGLIFTDFIELHGDRLYGDDLAVVGGIAKLNGRPVTVIGQQRGKDTKENILRFFGSAHPEGFRKSLRLMKQAEKFGRPIITFVDTKGAYPGNTAEERGQSEAIARNLFEMSQLAVPVICVIIGEGGSGGALAMAVGNRVLMLENAIYSAISPNGAASILWKDATKAEQAAEAMKITATDLLEMEVIEEIIPEPRGGAHRDYEAAAEAVKDTVWRHLQELSGMDAAALKEDRYLKFRKIGEFSESVLEQDADQDEAQIVE from the coding sequence TTGGCAGGAGAGTTGCCTTTTGAAATGCCTCTGGTAGAAATGCGCAAAAAAATCGCCGAGCTCAAGCAGTTCGGCGAAGAGAAGGGCATTGATTTCAGCGATGAGGTAGCCCGGCTTGAGGAGCGCTACAGCGAGCTGGAGAATGAGATCTATTCCAATATATCCCCGGCCCAGAAGATGCATCTGGCCCGGCATCACGTACGCCCGACCTCGCTGGATCTGATCGGGCTTATCTTCACGGACTTTATCGAGCTGCATGGTGACCGCCTGTACGGTGACGATCTTGCTGTAGTCGGCGGAATCGCCAAGCTGAACGGCCGGCCTGTAACTGTCATCGGTCAACAGCGCGGCAAGGATACGAAGGAGAATATTCTGCGCTTCTTCGGCAGCGCCCATCCGGAAGGCTTCCGCAAGTCACTGCGCCTGATGAAGCAGGCGGAGAAGTTCGGCCGTCCGATCATCACCTTTGTGGACACCAAGGGGGCTTACCCCGGCAATACCGCAGAGGAACGCGGACAATCGGAAGCGATTGCCCGCAATTTGTTCGAGATGTCCCAACTGGCCGTGCCGGTCATCTGCGTGATTATCGGCGAGGGCGGCAGCGGCGGAGCTTTAGCGATGGCCGTGGGCAACCGTGTGCTGATGCTGGAGAATGCGATCTATTCGGCGATCTCTCCTAACGGTGCAGCTTCTATTCTGTGGAAGGATGCCACCAAGGCGGAGCAGGCCGCAGAGGCCATGAAGATCACGGCCACCGATCTGCTGGAGATGGAAGTGATCGAGGAGATTATTCCGGAGCCCAGAGGCGGTGCGCACCGGGATTACGAGGCTGCGGCGGAGGCGGTTAAGGACACAGTCTGGCGTCACCTGCAGGAGCTGTCCGGCATGGATGCAGCAGCGCTGAAGGAAGACCGTTACCTGAAATTCCGCAAAATCGGCGAGTTTTCCGAGTCGGTACTGGAGCAGGATGCCGATCAGGATGAAGCGCAAATTGTGGAGTAA
- a CDS encoding G1 family glutamic endopeptidase, producing MGQVNRLTRSKPCLKDKLNTGRAASSGFGWTSSNWSGYAISGKKGSYRQISADWIVPYVKPTVKPTFSSAWIGIDGFKNSSLIQTGTGHESVNGKVRYYAWWEILPASETVIPLPVSPGNHMRASIVKLSPGKWCITLRNLSKCWVFRTVQRYNGPQSSAEWIVEAPQVGFDIAPLSKFSTVCFTCCQVNGRSPRLKVSDGGIMIQNKKLLAVPSPPRSCGSAFSVRRIYHKSPPAVYSRNPIYTTP from the coding sequence GTGGGCCAAGTCAATAGATTAACACGAAGCAAACCCTGTCTGAAGGATAAACTTAATACGGGCAGAGCCGCCAGTTCAGGCTTCGGCTGGACATCAAGCAACTGGAGCGGTTATGCCATTTCCGGCAAAAAAGGCAGCTACCGGCAGATATCTGCCGACTGGATCGTCCCTTATGTAAAGCCTACGGTAAAACCTACGTTCTCCTCGGCCTGGATCGGCATCGACGGCTTCAAGAACAGCAGCCTGATTCAGACGGGCACCGGCCATGAGTCGGTGAACGGAAAAGTCCGGTATTATGCCTGGTGGGAGATTCTCCCCGCCTCCGAAACCGTAATTCCTCTTCCCGTCTCTCCCGGCAACCATATGCGTGCTTCCATCGTGAAGCTGAGTCCCGGCAAATGGTGCATCACCCTGCGCAATCTCAGCAAATGCTGGGTCTTCCGTACCGTACAGCGCTATAACGGACCGCAAAGCTCGGCCGAATGGATTGTCGAAGCGCCGCAGGTGGGGTTCGATATCGCTCCGCTGTCCAAGTTTTCCACAGTCTGCTTCACTTGTTGCCAAGTCAATGGACGCAGCCCCAGACTAAAGGTCTCAGACGGCGGCATTATGATCCAGAATAAGAAGCTGCTGGCCGTGCCTTCTCCTCCGCGCTCTTGCGGAAGCGCCTTTTCGGTCAGACGAATCTATCATAAAAGTCCTCCTGCTGTGTATTCCAGAAACCCTATTTATACGACTCCCTGA